GTCATCGGTGTCGGTGACGTTTCCACCGCTTGGCGGGGTGCCCGTAGCCGTGGCGATGTTGGTGAAGGTGCCGGCGTTGATGTCGGTCTGGGTCAGGGTGTAGGATCCCGTAAAAGTCGTGGAGTCGGTTACGCCCGGAGCCAGGGAGGCGATGGGTCCGCCGGAGACGGTGATCTTCGGGTCGGTGATCGTGACGTTGGTCAGGGTGACGTTGCCGGTGTTTTTGACGGAGAAGGTGTAGGAGATGGTGTCACCGGCGCTCACGCCCGGGGTGCCGTCGTTGTCCTGGAGGGTTCCGGTCTTTTGCAGTTCGATGCCCGGGGTCCTTATACCGGGTACGGTCACCTGGTCTTGGTTGGAGGTGACGGGGCTGTCGCCGTAAGTGGCGCTCGCAGTGGCTGTATTGGTGACGGACCCGAGGTCGAGGTCGGCTTGCGAGACGGCGTATTGAGCCGTGCAGGTGAGAAACGCGCCCGGAGCGAGTGGATCGGGGGTCTGTGGACAGGTGACGGTGACCTTGTTGTCCAACACGGCATAGGGAGGCTGGAGCGGGACATTCCCGCTGTTGGTGAGCTTGTATTGGTAAGAGATGATATCGCCTGCCCCGTCATAGGAGGCCGTGGTGGTGGTCTTATCCAGCGTCAAACCGGGGGCGGGGCAGATGATCCCGGCATCGATATTGGGGTTGTTCTGTCCGGGTTTCAGGAAAAACAGATCGGTCCGGCCGTTCGAAGGATTGGCATCCGAGTTGAAAGCGCCGTCGATACCTGACCCATCGGCGTTCTTGGTGGTGAAGAGGCATCCGTTCGGAGCCGCAAATTCTACGATGTAGTTGCCCGTCAACAGGCCCTTGAATTCATAGTAGCCGGGGTTTCCACCTCCGTCATCGGCGGTGAGGGCCGTGGCGATAAGGTTTTCCCCCGCATCGAGCAGTCGGACGGTGAGGCCGTTCACGCCTGCTTCGCCGACGTCCTGCAGTCCGTTGCCGTTCGTGTCGCTCCATACGAAGTTTCCGAGGCGCCCGAACAAGGGGGTCCTCGCCTCGAACCTGACCTTGGTGCCGACGGCGCTGGCCAGACCGGTGTTGATGATTTCCGAGGTTTCGGAACCCAAATTTTCAAAACTGTCGATTAGAACCTTGAATGTGACTTCGTAGGAGCCCCCGACGATAAGGGCTGTGACATCGTCGAGAATCCGGCCGCCTTCATCCAGCGGAAATGCCGTTCCGACTCCATCATCGGGGATTGGATTCGTAACTTCCGAGGCGTTCTTGAAAAAGGTGCTGCCGGCCACATACGTCGTGTCCAGCGGCAGATTGTCGATCAGCAGGATATCCGGAACAGGCGCGCGGCTGATGTTCGTGATGAGGATGGTGTATTTCAGGACATCGCCCGGGCTGATGAAACCGTCCTGGTCATTGTCGGTCTCCAGGGCAGCACTCTTGCTGACATCGAAAAGCGGCAAGGGCGGTATCCCGGTGCCCATGTCCAGGCCCGGCTGACTAACGCTGGCCTCGAGCGGGTCCTCACCCCAGGCGGCCGC
The window above is part of the Desulfatiglans anilini DSM 4660 genome. Proteins encoded here:
- a CDS encoding DUF7507 domain-containing protein, whose amino-acid sequence is MKKWFAVHFASRMWRAIFATAFLSWCFAANASVWAANPAPVQLFYVPIPEDQLLTALQSLQSTGDEPENPVQTYVSIAAIADNTLIYYDQWENGYDLDIANPTNVYNAGNLGGTQIWGDNDPSNGIAPGFAVDKIDAGDVIILNNAITTSDLAAIDFDGRDKIAATKTIAVSRAGWASGSQTLLAGANEVFDTSNWGTEYRVPVGEDIPSNQMYDMFQYTGMTIMAGPGGAVVELDIDDDGSIEATVSLAEGQGHLIDGGINVGGRVVSNRPVQIDLITGDINGSYEARFYRLLPVALWSSSSYTPVSTPSSVSDYSGTGTTVWLYNPHGLDITVRYQRRSGGSLTTSDLTVPAGEYLKQVIPNGTGAHFYTDSDEVFYALTTIDSTDNLNGGIGRSGNRVWDWGFTLVPEDSLTPQVLIGLGIGRDPTSSQAPTENGSPIWVTPVGNGDTPVTIFIDFDANPTTGPNIDPNGNQYDASITLTELQTAKIYDSDGDQTRTLVYTFEPGVKLAAAWGEDPLEASVSQPGLDMGTGIPPLPLFDVSKSAALETDNDQDGFISPGDVLKYTILITNISRAPVPDILLIDNLPLDTTYVAGSTFFKNASEVTNPIPDDGVGTAFPLDEGGRILDDVTALIVGGSYEVTFKVLIDSFENLGSETSEIINTGLASAVGTKVRFEARTPLFGRLGNFVWSDTNGNGLQDVGEAGVNGLTVRLLDAGENLIATALTADDGGGNPGYYEFKGLLTGNYIVEFAAPNGCLFTTKNADGSGIDGAFNSDANPSNGRTDLFFLKPGQNNPNIDAGIICPAPGLTLDKTTTTASYDGAGDIISYQYKLTNSGNVPLQPPYAVLDNKVTVTCPQTPDPLAPGAFLTCTAQYAVSQADLDLGSVTNTATASATYGDSPVTSNQDQVTVPGIRTPGIELQKTGTLQDNDGTPGVSAGDTISYTFSVKNTGNVTLTNVTITDPKITVSGGPIASLAPGVTDSTTFTGSYTLTQTDINAGTFTNIATATGTPPSGGNVTDTDD